The following coding sequences lie in one Oncorhynchus kisutch isolate 150728-3 linkage group LG3, Okis_V2, whole genome shotgun sequence genomic window:
- the LOC109888430 gene encoding DNA-directed RNA polymerases I, II, and III subunit RPABC5-like isoform X2: protein MFALRLSVSKTKAPVDRIKMIIPVRCFTCGKIVGNKWEAYLGLLQAEYTEGDALDALGLKRYCCRRMLLAHVDLIEKLLNYAPLEK, encoded by the exons ATGTTCGCGCTAAGACTGAGCGTCAGTAAAACAAA GGCCCCAGTCGATCGGATCAAAATGATTATCCCGGTCCGGTGCTTCACCTGCGGGAAAATCGTTGGGAATAAATGGGAGGCGTACCTTGGCCTCCTTCAAGCTGAATACACTGAAGG TGATGCCCTTGATGCTCTTGGTCTGAAGAGGTATTGCTGTCGGAGGATGCTGCTGGCTCATGTAGACCTCATTGAGAAGTTGCTGAATTATGCACCCCTGGAGAAATGA
- the LOC109888430 gene encoding DNA-directed RNA polymerases I, II, and III subunit RPABC5-like isoform X1 translates to MFFLCAFLSVCKGYCGTYFTLQAPVDRIKMIIPVRCFTCGKIVGNKWEAYLGLLQAEYTEGDALDALGLKRYCCRRMLLAHVDLIEKLLNYAPLEK, encoded by the exons TGTGTGCGTTCTTGTCTGTTTGCAAGGGTTACTGCGGAACATATTTTACTTTACA GGCCCCAGTCGATCGGATCAAAATGATTATCCCGGTCCGGTGCTTCACCTGCGGGAAAATCGTTGGGAATAAATGGGAGGCGTACCTTGGCCTCCTTCAAGCTGAATACACTGAAGG TGATGCCCTTGATGCTCTTGGTCTGAAGAGGTATTGCTGTCGGAGGATGCTGCTGGCTCATGTAGACCTCATTGAGAAGTTGCTGAATTATGCACCCCTGGAGAAATGA